The following are from one region of the Coffea eugenioides isolate CCC68of chromosome 2, Ceug_1.0, whole genome shotgun sequence genome:
- the LOC113761729 gene encoding transcription factor GTE8-like: protein MKRRRKGGKKGKAKKPRTVSTNEVAQSLVTSNTEDNPVMNELDNDEFDSGPEAESPSSTGADLPEKPPIVDEKPKTLNPGHPNDDTKPKLVYGRVKVKIKASKALDSQLTSSDAPIHSDTEKSGQQVEVENQGAPSEKMEDSANSLPESNIGNSGNSSKRSGSIKLKSSRGFSSSSMSPCSNVEMMKGESTQQKEPGVLRLNPQHDKQELDASLEVIKKVMKMEAAEPFNVPVNPIALGVPDYFDVIDTPMDFGTICSNLESGIKYMNSEDVYRDVQYIWDNCYKYNNKGDYILELMKRVKKNFMKHWTAAGLYSDHAEGTNGSDTIQAMDVTPSIHGKMPVKNGALNAASKKRHGLKKHKDGCLCAICVMMRRRQEREETSQMLDDQFDAGDGYMDEEVKPEEASPTGSPGGDYSLANMDNSQEHVADADLEEKGDEMKLQDTENISQQREDKPEDNKENLLTDEGKEEGEICEQLDQRSKDEHDAQNHPPNLESGDDLSNKASREKTPLQHEDNTAAIEQRKTKELLDKNQRAKMYERLRYLENPMLFELCGTLFDDKNKSVWTGPHSLVHHERFPRKSSILAAITSFMK, encoded by the exons ATGAAGCGCAGACGTAAGGGTGGTAAGAAAGGCAAAGCAAAGAAACCGAGAACAGTTAGTACAAATGAGGTGGCACAAAGTTTGGTTACCTCAAATACAGAAGACAACCCTGTGATGAATGAATTGGACAACGATGAATTTGACTCTGGACCGGAGGCCGAGTCTCCATCTTCAACTGGAGCTGATCTGCCTGAGAAACCACCAATTGTAGATGAAAAACCAAAAACTCTTAATCCTGGCCATCCAAATGATGATACAAAGCCAAAATTAGTTTATGGACGTGTTAAAGTGAAGATCAAAGCTTCAAAAGCATTAGACTCTCAGCTCACTTCTTCAGATGCACCCATACACAGTGATACTGAGAAGAGCGGACAGCAAGTGGAGGTAGAAAACCAGGGAGCTCCCAGTGAAAAGATGGAAGACAGTGCTAACTCATTGCCTGAATCTAACATAGGCAATTCTGGGAATTCATCTAAAAGATCTGGCAGCATAAAATTAAAGTCATCAAGGGGATTTAGTTCATCAAGTATGAGCCCATGTAGTAATGTTGAAATGATGAAGGGAGAGAGTACACAGCAGAAAGAACCTGGGGTGCTCCGCCTGAATCCTCAACATGACAAGCAAGAGTTGGATGCTTCTTTGGAG GTAATAAAGAAAGTTATGAAGATGGAAGCAGCTGAGCCCTTTAATGTACCAGTGAATCCTATTGCTCTTGGAGTACCA GACTATTTTGATGTCATTGATACGCCTATGGATTTTGGCACCATATGCAGTAATCTCGAAAGTGGTATCAAGTACATGAACTCTGAGGATGTCTACAGAGATGTGCAGTATATATGGGATAATTGCTACAAGTACAATAATAAAGGTGATTACATTTTGGAGCTCATGAAACGGGTGAAGAAGAACTTCATGAAACATTGGACTGCAGCTGGCTTATACAGCGATCATGCAGAGGGAACCAATG GCAGTGATACAATTCAAGCAATGGATGTGACTCCTTCCATTCACGGAAAGATGCCTGTAAAAAATGGTGCCTTGAACGCTGCATCAAAGAAGCGCCATGG TCTTAAAAAGCACAAGGACGGTTGTCTTTGTGCTATCTGTGTAATGATGCGGCGCAGACAGGAGCGTGAGGAGACTTCTCAAATGTTGGATGATCAGTTTGATGCTGGTGATGGTTATATGGATGAAGAGGTTAAGCCAGAG GAAGCTTCACCTACAGGAAGTCCTGGTGGAGATTATTCTTTAGCAAATATGGACAATTCGCAAGAACATGTTGCCGATGCTGACCTTGAAGAGAAAGGAGATGAAATGAAGTTGCAGGATACTGAAAATATATCACAACAGCGAGAGGACAAGCCTGAGGATAACAAAGAGAATTTATTGACAgatgaaggaaaagaagaaggtGAAATTTGTGAGCAGTTGGATCAGAGATCTAAAGACGAGCATGATGCACAAAACCATCCACCAAATCTGGAGTCAGGTGATGACTTGTCAAATAAAGCCAGCAGGGAGAAAACACCTCTACAGCATGAAGATAATACAGCAGCAATTGAGCAACGGAAGACTAAG GAGTTGCTGGACAAGAATCAAAGAGCTAAAATGTATGAGAGACTCCGTTATTTGGAAAATCCCATGCTTTTTGAGTTATGCGGCACCCTTTTTGATGATAAGAATAAATCTGTTTGGACGGGACCGCATTCTCTTGTTCATCATGAGCGTTTTCCTCGCAAGAGCTCCATTCTTGCGGCTATTACTTCATTTATGAAGTAG
- the LOC113761730 gene encoding uncharacterized protein LOC113761730, translating into MSADQSEQSLNRRPGNHSPERPQKIARVNPIEESGCEEEENQQKGPIVTETKMNPNPRIQRYLIAIEYIGTRFAGAQQQSNCRTVVGVLEEAFHKFIGQPVSIFCSSRTDAGVHALSNVFHVDVERISKRKPGETLPPHEPAVVKKAVNHFLQKNEGDIMVIDVQSVPSDFHSRYKAQERTYFYRLLSGPEPLSTFEKDRSWHVAEELDLLSMQKACQVLVGRHDFSSFRAAACQAKSPIRSLDELNVTEVVSPLSFPSIKEREQSNYLVEDSFATSLKSESEVSHVSSTITSQVEPIPTFGMRKQHCCFVVTARARSFLYHQVRLLVGVLKSVGTGNLTVDDVERILKAKTVAAASPMAPACGLYLGHVKFDLPSDM; encoded by the exons ATGAGCGCCGATCAATCAGAGCAGTCTCTCAATCGACGGCCAGGAAATCATTCCCCCGAACGTCCTCAGAAAATCGCCAGAGTCAACCCCATTGAAGAATCCGGCTGCGAAGAAGAAGAGAATCAGCAAAAAGGCCCGATAGTTACCGAAACTAAAATGAATCCGAACCCTAGAATTCAGCGCTATTTGATTGCAATCGAGTATATTGGGACCCGCTTCGCCGGAGCTCAGCAGCAATCCAATTGCCGCACCGTCGTCGGCGTTCTGGAG GAGGCTTTTCACAAATTCATTGGACAGCCTGTTTCAATATTTTGCTCTAGCCGAACG GATGCAGGAGTTCATGCCTTATCAAATGTTTTCCATGTAGATGTTGAAAGGATAAGCAAAAGGAAACCTGGTGAAACG CTACCTCCCCATGAACCTGCAGTGGTCAAGAAAGCTGTCAACCATTTCTTACAG AAGAATGAGGGTGATATCATGGTCATTGATGTTCAGAGTGTTCCATCTGATTTTCATTCTAGATACAAAGCTCAAGAACGCAC GTACTTCTATCGATTACTGTCTGGTCCCGAACCTTTGTCAACATTTGAAAAAGACCGTTCTTGGCATGTTGCGGAAGAACTAGACCTTCTATCTATGCAG AAGGCATGCCAAGTTTTAGTTGGACGTCATGATTTCAGTTCTTTCAGGGCTGCTGCATGTCAG GCAAAGTCGCCGATCAGATCTTTGGATGAATTGAATGTTACTGAGGTTGTTTCACCTCTATCTTTCCCTTCTATCAAAGAGAGAGAACAGAGCAATTATTTAGTAGAAGATTCTTTTGCAACCTCCCTGAAATCAGAATCTGAGGTTTCACATGTTTCTTCAACGATCACCTCTCAAGTTGAGCCTATTCCAACATTTGGCATGAGAAAACAGCATTGTTGCTTTGTGGTAACTGCACGAGCACGTTCTTTCCTCTACCACCAG GTTAGGTTGCTGGTTGGTGTTCTCAAATCTGTTGGAACGGGAAACTTAACAGTAGATGACG TGGAACGCATTCTGAAAGCAAAGACGGTAGCGGCTGCAAGTCCGATGGCCCCAGCATGTGGACTCTACCTTGGACATGTTAAGTTCGATCTGCCTTCAGATATGTGA
- the LOC113759302 gene encoding agamous-like MADS-box protein AGL80 yields the protein MGRAKLNMELIGKEKSRHITFKKRKEGLMRKIHEFATLCDVDACMIIYGPGQESPSMESGIWPENSDEISRMIDIYQGKSKDSATRVFGLQDFFQDRNKRVEDELDKVRKKAVEIQYPTWIDPMSHLSEMELRKFAATVSDKIEVVDSRMEAICKGYDDDDHLHHHQHLLLHNHHNHSHIQNRYLMTEGSQQQPTIDFTAAATSYNNNNNARLSGLIQRGVELEQVSIGPAPVNPVEMHVPMAQAHYPAPATIHDQEHHQMHSINQNSMMMLLMNENEHHHHHHQVQLGGSASSIQCASFKYYGSSSGGGGGGMVAGRGGGVLDNMVYNHPRPLARYYGPSVQPMVAPYMQYPHLMPNVSPSLRENDYNDMIHYRVMDQRPPRH from the coding sequence ATGGGTCGTGCAAAGTTGAACATGGAACTGATTGGGAAAGAAAAATCACGGCACATAACTTTCAAGAAGAGAAAGGAGGGGTTGATGAGGAAGATTCATGAGTTCGCTACTCTATGCGACGTGGACGCATGCATGATCATCTACGGCCCTGGACAGGAGAGTCCTTCCATGGAGTCCGGGATTTGGCCGGAAAATTCTGATGAAATCTCGCGCATGATCGACATATACCAAGGCAAGTCTAAGGACAGTGCAACGAGGGTCTTCGGTTTGCAGGATTTTTTCCAGGATAGGAACAAGAGAGTGGAAGACGAACTCGATAAGGTGCGCAAAAAGGCCGTGGAAATACAGTACCCCACTTGGATTGATCCTATGAGCCATCTTTCAGAGATGGAACTGAGAAAATTCGCTGCAACGGTGAGCGATAAAATTGAAGTTGTGGACTCCAGGATGGAAGCAATATGCAAGGgatatgatgatgatgatcatcTCCATCATCAtcagcatcttcttcttcataaCCACCATAACCATAGTCATATTCAAAACAGGTATTTAATGACGGAAGGATCACAACAGCAGCCAACGATTGATTTCACAGCAGCAGCTACGTCCTACAACAACAATAACAACGCAAGGTTGTCTGGATTGATCCAAAGAGGAGTTGAATTGGAACAAGTCAGCATTGGTCCTGCTCCGGTGAATCCAGTAGAAATGCACGTACCTATGGCACAGGCACACTACCCTGCTCCGGCTACTATTCACGATCAAGAACACCATCAGATGCACTCAATCAATCAGAATTCCATGATGATGCTTCTCATGAATGAAAATGAGCATCATCATCACCATCATCAAGTGCAATTAGGGGGCAGTGCATCTAGTATACAGTGCGCATCATTCAAGTATTATGGATCGAGTTCCGGAGGCGGCGGCGGCGGCATGGTGGCCGGCAGGGGTGGTGGGGTGCTTGATAATATGGTATATAATCATCCCAGGCCGTTGGCTCGCTACTATGGTCCAAGTGTGCAACCGATGGTGGCACCATACATGCAATATCCCCATTTGATGCCTAATGTTTCACCGTCTTTGAGGGAGAATGACTACAATGACATGATTCACTATCGGGTGATGGACCAGAGACCACCGAGGCACTAG
- the LOC113762246 gene encoding YTH domain-containing protein ECT4 isoform X2 has protein sequence MAGERIIENSEQMVQGLKPDSAAVKPEKDMASNKNGFAPDTASPLPTLGDVTTGLKGDNQNLDAEQGYNGTFNQLDDQGYLAMGGGYSGIPSDNSSLLYYLPGYNPYNTGFIGADGEQLPYVSSGYFQQPVSYGSEALPPHTWDSMYVGDVKNRVVSKTDDVKAAFGQNESVNSSVINASRTINSSSTVPLNSKARKFTLPSDFCKSFPHTRPLKPLNKLGSGFPSIENMNGVYPAGKLSAFSNQNRGLYMHYGPMNYQPNGRVWNTYQRSRSRSNFRREGENEASNELSRGPRANSKSEHSKLSADDEQAELTVQRDKYNLEDFQCEYDNGKFYVIKSYSEDDIHKCIKYDVWSSTPNGNKKLDAAFRDAESKATEKGTKCPIFLFFSVNGSGQFLGVAEMVGQVDFNKNMDFWQLDKWNGFFPVKWHIVKDVPNSLLRHIILENNDNRAVTYSRDTQEIGLKQGLEMLSIFKSYSAKTSLLDDFKFYEGREKSLKAHRSTKPTLQTDVLKEDDSPKPLKEGCKTNGSDLMPSLVNLTKDLSLNPPLPLKSTV, from the exons ATGGCTGGAGAGAGGATCATAGAGAATT CTGAGCAAATGGTTCAAGGTCTGAAGCCTGATTCCGCTGCTGTTAAACCTGAGAAAGATATG GCTTCAAACAAAAATGGATTTGCTCCTGACACGGCTTCTCCTTTGCCTACTTTGGGGGATGTTACAACTGGCCTCAAGGGTGACAATCAAAATTTAGATGCAGAGCAAG gGTATAATGGAACCTTTAATCAATTGGATGATCAAGGTTATCTTGCTATGGGTGGTGGTTACTCA GGTATCCCATCAGACAATAGCTCACTGCTCTATTATTTGCCTGGCTATAATCCTTACAACACTGGGTTTATTGGTGCTGATGGGGAACAGCTCCCCTATGTATCATCTGGATATTTTCAGCAACCGGTCTCATATGGATCTGAAGCCTTGCCACCTCATACATGGGATTCGATGTATGTTGGAGATGTCAAGAATAGAGTTGTTAGCAAAACCGACGATGTAAAAGCTGCCTTTGGCCAGAATGAGTCTGTCAATTCGAGCGTTATTAACGCTTCAAGAACAATTAATTCTTCTTCAACTGTGCCTTTgaattcaaaagctcgaaaatTTACATTGCCATCTGATTTTTGCAAGTCCTTCCCTCACACTAGACCTCTCAAACCACTGAACAAG TTAGGTTCTGGTTTCCCGTCAATTGAGAATATGAATGGGGTTTACCCTGCTGGGAAGTTGTCTGCATTCAGCAACCAAAATAGAGGCCTTTATATGCACTATGGTCCAATGAACTACCAACCAAATGGTAGAGTTTGGAACACCTATCAAAGATCTAGGTCAAGAAGTAATTTTAGGCGAGAAGGAGAAAATGAAGCTTCAAATGAGCTGAGCCGTGGTCCTAGGGCGAATAGTAAGAGTGAGCATTCAAAGTTGTCAGCTGATGATGAACAAGCAGAGCTGACTGTTCAGAGGGATAAATACAATTTGGAGGATTTTCAATGCGAGTATGACAATGGAAAGTTTTATGTCATCAAGTCATACAGTGAAGATGATATTCACAAATGCATTAAATATGATGTCTGGTCTAGCACTCCAAATGGCAACAAGAAACTAGATGCTGCTTTCCGTGATGCTGAGTCTAAAGCAACTGAAAAGGGCACCAAATGTCCaattttcctgttcttttcA GTGAATGGTAGTGGACAGTTTCTAGGTGTAGCTGAGATGGTTGGACAGGTCGACTTTAACAAAAACATGGACTTTTGGCAGCTTGACAAGTGGAATGGGTTCTTCCCTGTCAAGTGGCACATAGTTAAAGATGTCCCCAATAGTCTGTTGCGGCACATAATCTTGGAAAACAATGATAACAGGGCTGTTACCTACAGCAGGGACACTCAGGAG ATTGGACTGAAGCAAGGTTTAGAAATGCTCAGCATCTTCAAAAGTTATTCTGCTAAGACGTCACTGTTAGATGATTTCAAGTTCTACGAAGGTCGGGAGAAGTCGCTAAAAGCCCATAGAAGCACAAAGCCAACTCTTCAGACTGATGTACTCAAGGAGGATGATAGTCCA AAGCCCCTTAAGGAAGGCTGCAAGACAAATGGGTCGGATTTGATGCCATCATTAGTCAATCTCACAAAAGACCTCTCGCTTAATCCTCCTCTCCCGCTGAAGAGCACTGTGTGA
- the LOC113762246 gene encoding YTH domain-containing protein ECT4 isoform X1, translating to MAGERIIENSEQMVQGLKPDSAAVKPEKDMASNKNGFAPDTASPLPTLGDVTTGLKGDNQNLDAEQGVYYPPTSCYNYYYPGYNGTFNQLDDQGYLAMGGGYSGIPSDNSSLLYYLPGYNPYNTGFIGADGEQLPYVSSGYFQQPVSYGSEALPPHTWDSMYVGDVKNRVVSKTDDVKAAFGQNESVNSSVINASRTINSSSTVPLNSKARKFTLPSDFCKSFPHTRPLKPLNKLGSGFPSIENMNGVYPAGKLSAFSNQNRGLYMHYGPMNYQPNGRVWNTYQRSRSRSNFRREGENEASNELSRGPRANSKSEHSKLSADDEQAELTVQRDKYNLEDFQCEYDNGKFYVIKSYSEDDIHKCIKYDVWSSTPNGNKKLDAAFRDAESKATEKGTKCPIFLFFSVNGSGQFLGVAEMVGQVDFNKNMDFWQLDKWNGFFPVKWHIVKDVPNSLLRHIILENNDNRAVTYSRDTQEIGLKQGLEMLSIFKSYSAKTSLLDDFKFYEGREKSLKAHRSTKPTLQTDVLKEDDSPKPLKEGCKTNGSDLMPSLVNLTKDLSLNPPLPLKSTV from the exons ATGGCTGGAGAGAGGATCATAGAGAATT CTGAGCAAATGGTTCAAGGTCTGAAGCCTGATTCCGCTGCTGTTAAACCTGAGAAAGATATG GCTTCAAACAAAAATGGATTTGCTCCTGACACGGCTTCTCCTTTGCCTACTTTGGGGGATGTTACAACTGGCCTCAAGGGTGACAATCAAAATTTAGATGCAGAGCAAGGTGTTTATTATCCACCCACTAGCTGTTACAATTATTACTACCCAG gGTATAATGGAACCTTTAATCAATTGGATGATCAAGGTTATCTTGCTATGGGTGGTGGTTACTCA GGTATCCCATCAGACAATAGCTCACTGCTCTATTATTTGCCTGGCTATAATCCTTACAACACTGGGTTTATTGGTGCTGATGGGGAACAGCTCCCCTATGTATCATCTGGATATTTTCAGCAACCGGTCTCATATGGATCTGAAGCCTTGCCACCTCATACATGGGATTCGATGTATGTTGGAGATGTCAAGAATAGAGTTGTTAGCAAAACCGACGATGTAAAAGCTGCCTTTGGCCAGAATGAGTCTGTCAATTCGAGCGTTATTAACGCTTCAAGAACAATTAATTCTTCTTCAACTGTGCCTTTgaattcaaaagctcgaaaatTTACATTGCCATCTGATTTTTGCAAGTCCTTCCCTCACACTAGACCTCTCAAACCACTGAACAAG TTAGGTTCTGGTTTCCCGTCAATTGAGAATATGAATGGGGTTTACCCTGCTGGGAAGTTGTCTGCATTCAGCAACCAAAATAGAGGCCTTTATATGCACTATGGTCCAATGAACTACCAACCAAATGGTAGAGTTTGGAACACCTATCAAAGATCTAGGTCAAGAAGTAATTTTAGGCGAGAAGGAGAAAATGAAGCTTCAAATGAGCTGAGCCGTGGTCCTAGGGCGAATAGTAAGAGTGAGCATTCAAAGTTGTCAGCTGATGATGAACAAGCAGAGCTGACTGTTCAGAGGGATAAATACAATTTGGAGGATTTTCAATGCGAGTATGACAATGGAAAGTTTTATGTCATCAAGTCATACAGTGAAGATGATATTCACAAATGCATTAAATATGATGTCTGGTCTAGCACTCCAAATGGCAACAAGAAACTAGATGCTGCTTTCCGTGATGCTGAGTCTAAAGCAACTGAAAAGGGCACCAAATGTCCaattttcctgttcttttcA GTGAATGGTAGTGGACAGTTTCTAGGTGTAGCTGAGATGGTTGGACAGGTCGACTTTAACAAAAACATGGACTTTTGGCAGCTTGACAAGTGGAATGGGTTCTTCCCTGTCAAGTGGCACATAGTTAAAGATGTCCCCAATAGTCTGTTGCGGCACATAATCTTGGAAAACAATGATAACAGGGCTGTTACCTACAGCAGGGACACTCAGGAG ATTGGACTGAAGCAAGGTTTAGAAATGCTCAGCATCTTCAAAAGTTATTCTGCTAAGACGTCACTGTTAGATGATTTCAAGTTCTACGAAGGTCGGGAGAAGTCGCTAAAAGCCCATAGAAGCACAAAGCCAACTCTTCAGACTGATGTACTCAAGGAGGATGATAGTCCA AAGCCCCTTAAGGAAGGCTGCAAGACAAATGGGTCGGATTTGATGCCATCATTAGTCAATCTCACAAAAGACCTCTCGCTTAATCCTCCTCTCCCGCTGAAGAGCACTGTGTGA